The proteins below are encoded in one region of Nitrospira sp.:
- the cbpA gene encoding curved DNA-binding protein, with translation MATSQRDYYEVLGVPRTASADDLKKAYRRLARQYHPDLHTGSKKTEMERKFKELNEAHEVLRNPDTRKKYDRYGHRWSEAEAFEQARQQAGARGRSPFGEVHQPEDVEFHVGGDFGDIFESFFGRGGRNARAGRASPMHGQDAETEITLALQDVLAGTVTRIQVAEQNASGRLELKTIDVKIPAGVQDGTRVRVPGKGHPGMNGGKRGDLYLKVNIGDDPVFRRQGSDLHVTLPVWPWEAALGAEVTGPTLADPVKVRVPAGSRADSKLRLKGKGLPMASGGRGDLFYTLQVVMPASYSDDDRKLYEQLSRTSHVDPRAELLRGPRRG, from the coding sequence ATGGCTACCTCGCAGCGTGATTATTACGAAGTTCTGGGTGTGCCCCGTACGGCCAGCGCGGACGACCTGAAAAAAGCCTACCGCCGTCTCGCCCGTCAATACCATCCGGATCTCCATACAGGATCCAAGAAAACCGAAATGGAGCGGAAGTTCAAGGAACTGAACGAGGCCCATGAGGTATTGCGTAATCCGGATACGCGAAAAAAATATGACCGGTACGGTCATCGGTGGAGCGAAGCGGAGGCATTCGAACAAGCCCGCCAACAAGCCGGTGCACGGGGCCGATCGCCCTTCGGCGAGGTGCACCAGCCGGAAGACGTCGAGTTTCACGTCGGCGGAGACTTTGGCGACATTTTCGAGTCCTTCTTCGGCCGAGGGGGACGGAATGCCCGTGCCGGTCGCGCTTCTCCCATGCACGGCCAGGACGCGGAAACTGAAATCACGCTGGCACTGCAGGACGTGCTCGCCGGCACGGTGACCAGAATCCAAGTGGCAGAGCAGAACGCCAGCGGACGGCTCGAGCTCAAAACGATCGACGTGAAGATTCCCGCCGGTGTCCAGGACGGCACCAGAGTGCGCGTGCCGGGGAAGGGGCATCCGGGCATGAACGGAGGCAAGCGCGGCGATCTCTACTTAAAGGTCAATATCGGCGACGATCCGGTTTTCCGTAGGCAAGGGAGCGACCTCCATGTGACACTCCCGGTCTGGCCATGGGAGGCCGCCTTGGGCGCCGAAGTGACGGGTCCCACGCTGGCCGATCCCGTCAAGGTGCGTGTGCCGGCCGGCAGCCGGGCCGACAGCAAGCTGCGCCTAAAAGGCAAGGGGCTCCCAATGGCATCAGGCGGGCGTGGAGACCTGTTCTACACGCTTCAGGTCGTCATGCCGGCATCGTATTCCGATGATGACCGGAAGCTCTACGAACAGCTCAGCCGAACCTCACATGTCGATCCCCGAGCCGAACTGCTGCGCGGTCCTCGCCGAGGCTGA